The Lysobacter gummosus genome includes a region encoding these proteins:
- a CDS encoding DUF3955 domain-containing protein encodes MEVPAATEDAAAPWLVYVLAHQRSRPYIIGVGRDLEQIGYDAFEHASRIMKSANRYSRDPFLLMWYEAQPGRDEALARAAQIRRWPHAWQRRLVETGNPQWLEQWKQEIGVSPLFWAQVSEISPRASLPRILDSARSCRRLRSLHYLCPAPSTCADPQPPASPEPTLPVQPLRPRARSRNFILRNVPVSALLIAPGISCCIAFDLIVARIDEPRFVHEPFALLPIGAAAIAVGSLVGACVVVRRLVHRARAGGERTPAS; translated from the coding sequence ATGGAAGTCCCCGCAGCGACCGAGGATGCCGCCGCTCCCTGGCTGGTGTACGTGCTGGCCCATCAGCGCAGTCGTCCTTACATCATCGGCGTGGGCCGCGATCTGGAGCAGATCGGCTACGATGCGTTCGAGCACGCCTCGCGCATCATGAAATCCGCCAACCGGTATTCCCGCGACCCGTTCCTGCTGATGTGGTACGAAGCCCAGCCCGGCCGCGATGAGGCCTTGGCGCGGGCCGCGCAGATACGGCGCTGGCCGCATGCCTGGCAGCGGCGTCTGGTGGAAACCGGCAATCCGCAATGGCTGGAGCAGTGGAAGCAGGAAATCGGCGTATCGCCGCTATTTTGGGCCCAGGTTTCCGAAATCTCGCCCAGAGCATCCCTCCCGCGAATTCTGGATTCCGCCCGGTCGTGCCGGCGACTGCGATCATTGCATTATCTTTGCCCCGCCCCATCCACATGCGCCGATCCGCAGCCGCCGGCCTCGCCGGAACCGACATTGCCGGTGCAACCATTGCGGCCTCGTGCCCGTAGTCGAAATTTCATCTTGCGCAATGTTCCCGTATCCGCGCTTCTGATCGCGCCCGGCATTTCGTGCTGCATCGCCTTCGACCTGATCGTTGCCCGCATCGACGAACCCCGCTTCGTCCATGAGCCGTTCGCCTTGTTGCCTATCGGCGCGGCGGCGATCGCGGTCGGCTCGCTTGTCGGCGCATGCGTCGTGGTCCGCCGTCTCGTGCATCGCGCGCGCGCCGGCGGCGAGCGTACGCCGGCCTCGTAA
- a CDS encoding glycosyl hydrolase family 8, with protein MAIVTKSTHRTLVRRGLQWLALAAAATAFIGAAQAAPNYPFGSHRQAYVSGTLSPSVGRASADQSTASFYNSWKQRYLKTACKSGEYRIKADTGDAYVVSEGQGYGMLITVMMAGNDPQAQTYFDGLHRYNRGHPSVNDPDLLAWAQDVNCKNVVGADSATDGDLDIAYALLLADAQWGSAGSINYLSEARKVIAAIRRSNVHPTTKLVNLGDWVDSSSPTYYNSTRSSDWMLGHFRAFGAKLGDSYWTGVLDAHQNLIVKMQSTYAPNTGLLPDFIVNTNTTARPAPAGFLEGDYDGAYSWNAGRVPWRIGIDAAVSGDTRSRTAARKLSQWIRVKAGNNPSNVKAGYKLDGSVIDNYNEVFFTAPFAVAATVDPDAQAWLDKLWTYMATGAPGDYYGDSVKLLSMLAVSNNWIKP; from the coding sequence ATGGCTATCGTCACGAAATCCACGCATCGCACCCTGGTACGCCGCGGCCTGCAATGGCTCGCCCTGGCCGCCGCCGCCACGGCTTTCATCGGCGCCGCGCAGGCCGCGCCGAACTATCCCTTCGGCAGTCATCGCCAGGCCTATGTCAGCGGCACGCTCAGTCCGAGCGTCGGCCGCGCCTCGGCCGATCAGTCCACCGCTTCGTTCTACAACAGCTGGAAACAGCGCTATCTCAAGACCGCGTGCAAGTCCGGCGAGTACCGCATCAAGGCCGACACCGGCGATGCCTACGTGGTCTCCGAAGGCCAGGGCTACGGCATGCTGATCACGGTGATGATGGCCGGCAACGATCCGCAGGCGCAGACGTATTTCGACGGTCTGCACCGCTATAACCGCGGCCATCCCAGCGTCAACGACCCCGACCTGTTGGCCTGGGCGCAGGACGTGAACTGCAAGAACGTGGTCGGCGCCGACTCGGCCACCGACGGCGATCTCGACATCGCCTACGCCTTGTTGCTGGCCGATGCGCAATGGGGTTCGGCCGGTTCGATCAACTACCTCAGCGAAGCGCGCAAGGTGATCGCCGCGATCCGCCGCAGCAACGTGCATCCCACCACCAAGCTGGTGAATCTGGGCGACTGGGTCGATAGCAGCTCGCCGACGTACTACAACTCCACGCGCAGTTCGGACTGGATGCTCGGCCACTTCCGCGCCTTCGGCGCCAAGCTCGGCGACAGCTACTGGACCGGCGTGCTCGACGCGCACCAGAACCTGATCGTGAAGATGCAGAGCACCTACGCGCCGAACACCGGCCTGCTGCCGGACTTCATCGTCAACACCAACACCACCGCCAGGCCGGCGCCGGCGGGCTTCCTCGAAGGCGACTACGACGGCGCGTATTCGTGGAACGCCGGGCGGGTGCCGTGGCGCATCGGCATCGATGCGGCGGTCAGCGGCGACACGCGTTCGCGCACCGCCGCGCGCAAGCTCAGCCAATGGATCCGGGTCAAGGCCGGGAACAATCCCAGCAACGTAAAGGCCGGCTACAAGCTCGACGGCTCGGTGATCGACAACTACAACGAAGTGTTCTTCACCGCGCCGTTCGCTGTGGCCGCCACCGTCGATCCCGATGCGCAGGCGTGGCTCGACAAGCTGTGGACCTACATGGCCACCGGCGCGCCCGGCGATTACTACGGCGACAGCGTCAAGCTGTTGTCGATGCTGGCGGTGTCGAATAACTGGATCAAACCCTGA
- a CDS encoding DUF1624 domain-containing protein has protein sequence MSMPSPPSSIPADAAVSAPAASVADAPGLTRLGAARLDMIDTLRGLVIALMVLDHVRDFFHRQALQFSPTDLDQTTPALFATRWVTHLCAPSFVFLAGVSIYLQGVGGKSRAELSRFTLSRGAWLVLLELTVVGFGFQFLWPFVFLQVIWAIGFSMIAMSALLWLPRQAVLALGVLIVAGHGFLGGFDARSLGAWAPLWTVLMRPGPLPGIESFVAYPALPWTGVMLIGYGLGPMFLLEAERRRRAIAALALALLATFAILRGVVAFGDPRPWRRMTDPLFDAMSFVNVSKYPPSLQYVLATLGVSLLLMLALERLRGPLRPVLLAYGRTPLFTYLLHIYLAHGLAVAIGVAGGIPASAFPGIIGNGQRLLEAGWGMGLPAVFGMWLLVLAILYPLSGWFAGVKRRRRDRWLSYL, from the coding sequence ATGTCCATGCCATCGCCGCCGTCATCGATCCCGGCCGACGCGGCCGTTTCCGCACCGGCCGCGAGCGTTGCCGACGCGCCCGGCCTGACCCGCCTGGGTGCGGCGCGGCTGGACATGATCGACACCTTGCGCGGTCTGGTGATCGCCCTGATGGTGCTCGACCACGTTCGCGATTTCTTCCATCGCCAGGCGCTGCAGTTCAGCCCTACCGACCTGGATCAGACCACGCCCGCGCTGTTCGCCACGCGCTGGGTCACGCATCTGTGCGCGCCGAGTTTCGTCTTCCTCGCCGGCGTGTCGATCTACCTGCAGGGCGTCGGCGGCAAGAGCCGCGCCGAACTGTCGCGCTTCACGCTCTCGCGCGGCGCCTGGCTGGTGCTGCTGGAACTGACCGTGGTCGGTTTCGGCTTCCAGTTCCTGTGGCCGTTCGTGTTCCTGCAGGTGATCTGGGCGATCGGCTTTTCCATGATCGCGATGTCCGCGTTGCTGTGGCTGCCGCGTCAGGCGGTGTTGGCGCTGGGCGTGCTGATCGTCGCCGGGCACGGCTTCCTGGGCGGGTTCGATGCGCGGTCGCTGGGCGCGTGGGCGCCGCTGTGGACCGTGCTGATGCGGCCGGGCCCGTTGCCGGGCATCGAAAGTTTCGTCGCTTATCCGGCGCTGCCGTGGACCGGCGTGATGCTGATCGGCTACGGCCTGGGGCCGATGTTTCTGCTGGAAGCGGAGCGGCGCCGACGCGCGATCGCTGCGCTGGCGCTGGCGTTGTTGGCGACGTTCGCGATCCTGCGCGGCGTGGTGGCGTTCGGCGATCCCAGGCCGTGGCGGCGCATGACCGATCCGCTCTTCGATGCGATGTCGTTCGTCAACGTCTCCAAGTATCCGCCGTCGTTGCAATATGTCCTGGCGACATTGGGCGTGTCGTTGCTGCTCATGCTCGCCCTGGAGCGATTGCGCGGCCCGTTGCGTCCGGTGCTGCTTGCCTACGGCCGAACGCCGTTGTTCACCTACCTGCTGCACATCTATCTGGCGCACGGATTGGCCGTGGCGATCGGCGTCGCCGGCGGAATTCCGGCGTCGGCGTTCCCCGGCATCATCGGCAACGGCCAGCGCCTGCTCGAGGCAGGCTGGGGCATGGGATTGCCGGCGGTGTTCGGCATGTGGCTGCTGGTGCTGGCGATCCTGTATCCGTTGTCTGGCTGGTTCGCAGGAGTCAAACGCCGCCGCCGCGACCGCTGGTTGAGTTACTTATGA
- the gnd gene encoding phosphogluconate dehydrogenase (NAD(+)-dependent, decarboxylating), translated as MELGMVGLGRMGANMAERLVRGGHKVSGYDPGPAAREQAAARGVGTLASLAELVAALPAPRALWLMVPAGKVVDATIAELLPLLAPGDTIIDGGNSNYKDTMRRAAELAEHGLHYVDSGTSGGVWGLKEGYSLMIGGEEAAVERLRPIFETLAPAADRGWGRVGPSGAGHFTKMVHNGIEYGLMQAYAEGFAIMGHKADFGLDLHQIAEIWRHGSVVRSWLLDLSSDALGKNPSLDGIAAYVEDSGEGRWTVAEAIDLNVSAPVITASLLERLRSRDKDSFADKLLAAMRNEFGGHAIRKE; from the coding sequence ATGGAACTGGGCATGGTCGGCCTCGGGCGCATGGGCGCCAATATGGCCGAGCGATTGGTGCGCGGCGGACACAAGGTCAGCGGTTACGATCCCGGCCCGGCGGCGCGCGAGCAAGCCGCCGCGCGCGGTGTGGGTACGCTGGCGTCGCTGGCCGAACTGGTCGCCGCGCTGCCGGCGCCGCGCGCGCTGTGGCTGATGGTGCCGGCCGGCAAGGTGGTCGATGCGACCATCGCCGAACTGCTGCCGCTGCTCGCGCCCGGCGACACGATCATCGACGGCGGCAACTCCAACTACAAAGACACCATGCGCCGCGCCGCGGAGCTGGCGGAGCACGGCCTGCACTACGTCGATTCGGGCACCAGCGGCGGCGTATGGGGCCTGAAGGAAGGCTACAGCCTGATGATCGGCGGGGAAGAAGCCGCGGTCGAACGCCTGCGGCCGATCTTCGAAACCCTGGCGCCGGCGGCCGATCGCGGCTGGGGCCGGGTCGGGCCCAGCGGCGCCGGACACTTCACCAAGATGGTCCACAACGGCATCGAGTACGGCCTGATGCAGGCCTATGCGGAAGGCTTCGCGATCATGGGCCATAAGGCCGACTTCGGCCTGGACCTGCACCAGATCGCCGAAATCTGGCGCCACGGCAGCGTCGTGCGTTCCTGGCTGCTGGACCTGAGTTCGGACGCGCTCGGCAAGAATCCGAGCCTGGACGGCATCGCGGCTTACGTCGAAGACTCCGGCGAAGGCCGCTGGACCGTGGCCGAGGCGATCGACCTCAACGTCTCAGCGCCGGTGATCACCGCGTCCTTGCTCGAACGCCTGCGCTCGCGCGACAAGGATTCCTTCGCGGACAAACTGCTCGCGGCGATGCGCAACGAGTTCGGCGGGCACGCGATCCGCAAGGAATGA
- a CDS encoding alpha/beta fold hydrolase translates to MSNWQVARNAWAWSLAGLLLSLGAARAFDAPAPARPAAAKAAPAAAGKGASKARPAPDTSLDLYAEPDRLVDIGGGRRLNLRCTGQGEPTVLLESGFGADSLAWAKSQPQIALQNRVCSYDRAGLGHSDAGPLPRDLQADVADLHALIDAADLETPLILVGHSYGSQIVRRFDERYPKQVAALVLVDPPEQNVGEFSAAYAKTEAAIAPKMLALYAACEQGAKDGRLSAAKPPSGLRNCLRGPNPNYSDKLNAAIRAWRSKPAFWQTMISGSQDRLSMYGSAVPKSERHDGKPVIVLSADQPYAGAPPDDLKALTDAREQTHMALIATSRLAKRVTIANSSHDIPGDQPAAPAIAVFEAMQMRKRGEGR, encoded by the coding sequence ATGAGCAATTGGCAGGTCGCACGCAATGCATGGGCCTGGAGTCTGGCTGGCCTGTTGCTGAGCCTGGGCGCGGCCCGGGCCTTCGATGCGCCGGCGCCGGCGCGACCGGCCGCGGCCAAGGCCGCGCCGGCGGCTGCCGGCAAGGGCGCCTCGAAGGCGCGACCGGCGCCGGATACGAGCCTGGACCTGTACGCCGAACCCGATCGGCTCGTGGACATCGGCGGTGGCCGCCGGCTCAACCTGCGCTGCACCGGCCAGGGCGAGCCGACCGTGCTGCTGGAGTCGGGTTTCGGCGCCGACTCATTGGCCTGGGCCAAGTCGCAGCCGCAGATCGCGCTGCAGAACCGGGTGTGCTCCTACGATCGCGCTGGCCTGGGCCACAGCGACGCCGGTCCCTTGCCGCGCGATCTGCAGGCCGATGTCGCCGACCTGCACGCGCTGATCGACGCCGCCGACCTGGAAACGCCGCTGATCCTGGTCGGCCATTCTTACGGCAGCCAGATCGTGCGCCGCTTCGACGAGCGCTATCCCAAGCAGGTCGCCGCGCTGGTGCTGGTCGATCCGCCGGAGCAGAACGTCGGCGAGTTTTCCGCCGCCTACGCCAAGACCGAGGCCGCGATCGCGCCGAAGATGCTCGCGCTGTACGCCGCCTGCGAGCAGGGCGCGAAGGACGGCCGGCTGAGCGCGGCCAAGCCGCCGTCCGGCCTGCGCAACTGCCTGCGCGGGCCTAACCCGAACTACAGCGACAAATTGAACGCCGCCATCCGCGCCTGGCGCTCCAAGCCGGCGTTCTGGCAGACCATGATTTCCGGCTCGCAGGACCGCCTGTCGATGTACGGCAGCGCCGTGCCCAAGAGCGAGCGCCACGACGGCAAACCGGTGATCGTGCTCAGCGCCGACCAGCCGTACGCGGGCGCGCCGCCGGACGATCTCAAGGCGCTGACCGATGCGCGCGAACAGACGCATATGGCGTTGATCGCGACCTCGCGGCTGGCCAAGCGGGTGACCATCGCCAACAGTTCGCACGACATTCCCGGCGATCAGCCCGCGGCACCGGCGATCGCGGTGTTCGAGGCGATGCAGATGCGCAAGCGGGGCGAGGGGCGGTAG
- a CDS encoding YciI family protein: MRYMMLMIPQGYESAKAGTLPSAEQIETMRAYNQELQEAGVLISLDGLHPPSMGARVSFRGGRPTVTDGPFPEAKEVLGGFWMLDVASREEAIAWAKRCPGSDNETIEIRKVMEIEDFPADVQESVERLESQGR, from the coding sequence ATGCGCTACATGATGCTGATGATTCCGCAAGGCTACGAATCCGCGAAGGCCGGCACGCTGCCCAGCGCCGAACAGATCGAGACGATGAGGGCTTACAACCAGGAACTGCAGGAAGCCGGCGTGCTGATCTCGCTCGATGGCCTGCATCCGCCGTCGATGGGCGCTCGCGTCAGCTTCCGCGGCGGCCGGCCCACGGTCACCGACGGCCCGTTCCCGGAGGCCAAGGAAGTGCTCGGCGGCTTCTGGATGCTCGATGTGGCTTCGCGCGAGGAGGCCATCGCCTGGGCCAAGCGCTGCCCGGGTTCGGACAACGAGACCATCGAGATCCGCAAGGTCATGGAAATCGAGGACTTCCCCGCCGACGTGCAAGAATCGGTCGAGCGCCTGGAATCGCAAGGCCGCTGA
- a CDS encoding SRPBCC family protein: protein MLQIILLAIAALIVLFLAVAAMRPSDFRVERSILIDAPPAAAFAQVQDFHRWPQWSPFENVDPHLRRSYEGAASGEGAIYAWVGNKDVGEGRMLILETRPDQYIKIQLDFLKPFEAHNLAEFTFTPVGARTEVTWAMSGRHNFLFKAIGIFMSMDKMVGGMFEKGLRDLKRLSENSFAQ from the coding sequence ATGCTGCAGATCATTCTTCTGGCAATCGCCGCGCTCATCGTGTTGTTCCTGGCCGTGGCGGCGATGCGGCCATCGGATTTCCGCGTCGAGCGCAGCATCCTCATCGACGCGCCGCCCGCGGCCGCGTTCGCCCAGGTGCAGGATTTCCACCGCTGGCCGCAGTGGTCGCCGTTCGAAAACGTCGATCCCCATCTGCGCCGCAGCTACGAAGGCGCCGCCTCGGGCGAAGGCGCGATCTACGCCTGGGTCGGCAACAAGGACGTCGGCGAGGGCCGCATGCTGATCCTGGAAACCCGCCCGGACCAGTACATCAAGATCCAGTTGGATTTCCTCAAGCCCTTCGAAGCCCACAACCTGGCCGAATTCACCTTCACGCCGGTCGGCGCGCGCACCGAGGTGACCTGGGCCATGAGTGGCCGCCACAACTTCCTGTTCAAGGCGATCGGCATCTTCATGAGCATGGACAAGATGGTCGGCGGCATGTTCGAAAAAGGCCTGCGCGACCTCAAGCGGCTCAGCGAGAATTCGTTCGCGCAATAA
- a CDS encoding aldo/keto reductase, which produces MPVHTETETPALQLSPIVAGVWRMADWNFDVDQRRDWIHQALALGIDSFDHADIYGDYRVESLFGEALAAEPSLRDRIRIVSKCGIKLTSAQRPEHRIKSYDSSREHVLASVDNSLRALNTDRLDLLLIHRPDLLMDADALARAFEDLKAAGKVLHVGVSNHTPAQLALLNSRHRLATHQIELSPLHLPPLDDGTLEQCQALAMRPMIWSPLGGGRLFDDADLHARQVREVLAAVGERHGGASVATMAYAWLLRHPSRPWPITGSGRVQGLRDAVQALTIQLSAQDWYEIWQAAAGREVA; this is translated from the coding sequence ATGCCCGTCCATACCGAAACCGAAACGCCCGCCCTGCAACTGTCGCCCATCGTCGCCGGCGTGTGGCGCATGGCCGACTGGAACTTCGATGTCGATCAGCGCCGGGACTGGATCCATCAGGCCCTGGCGCTGGGCATCGACAGCTTCGATCACGCCGATATCTACGGCGACTACCGGGTGGAGTCGTTGTTCGGCGAGGCGTTGGCGGCCGAGCCGTCCTTGCGCGATCGCATCAGGATCGTCAGCAAGTGCGGGATCAAGCTGACTTCGGCGCAGCGGCCGGAGCACCGGATCAAGTCCTACGACAGCTCGCGCGAGCACGTGCTGGCTTCGGTCGACAATTCGCTGCGCGCGTTGAACACCGATCGCCTCGATCTGCTGCTGATCCATCGCCCGGATCTGCTGATGGACGCCGATGCCTTGGCGCGCGCCTTCGAAGACCTGAAGGCCGCCGGCAAGGTGCTGCATGTCGGCGTGTCCAACCACACGCCGGCGCAGTTGGCGCTGTTGAACTCGCGCCATCGCCTGGCCACGCATCAGATCGAACTGTCGCCGCTGCATCTGCCGCCGCTCGACGACGGCACGCTGGAACAATGCCAGGCGCTGGCGATGCGGCCGATGATCTGGTCGCCGCTCGGCGGCGGGCGCTTGTTCGACGACGCCGACCTCCACGCCCGGCAGGTGCGCGAGGTGCTGGCGGCGGTGGGCGAACGCCACGGCGGCGCGTCGGTGGCGACGATGGCGTATGCGTGGCTGCTGCGGCATCCCTCGCGGCCGTGGCCGATCACCGGCAGCGGCCGCGTGCAGGGCCTGCGCGATGCGGTGCAGGCGCTGACGATTCAGCTCAGCGCGCAGGACTGGTACGAAATCTGGCAGGCCGCCGCGGGCCGCGAAGTGGCCTGA
- a CDS encoding HD domain-containing protein: MNPSQALILRAAAFAAERHRHQRRLDAASTPYINHPLALADVLANEGGIDDPLVLCAALLHDTIEDTETTAAQIEAAFGAQIAAVVLEVSDDKSLSKHERKRLQIEHAAHASAPAQLIKLADKICNLRDLLQTPPKDWSAARKREYFEWSARVIAGVRGVHPGLEAVFDAVYAHVEELADSAA, encoded by the coding sequence ATGAATCCATCGCAAGCCTTGATCCTGCGCGCCGCGGCGTTCGCCGCCGAGCGCCACCGCCATCAGCGCCGTCTCGACGCCGCCAGCACGCCGTACATCAACCATCCGCTGGCCCTGGCCGATGTGCTGGCCAATGAGGGAGGCATCGACGACCCGCTGGTGCTGTGCGCGGCGTTGCTGCACGACACCATCGAAGACACCGAAACCACCGCTGCGCAAATCGAGGCCGCATTCGGCGCGCAGATCGCCGCGGTGGTGTTGGAAGTCAGCGACGACAAATCCCTGAGCAAGCACGAGCGCAAGCGCTTGCAGATCGAACACGCCGCGCACGCATCGGCGCCGGCGCAGTTGATCAAGCTTGCAGACAAGATCTGCAACCTGCGCGATCTGCTGCAGACGCCGCCGAAGGACTGGTCGGCCGCCCGCAAGCGCGAATACTTCGAGTGGTCGGCCCGCGTGATCGCCGGCGTGCGCGGCGTGCACCCGGGTCTGGAAGCGGTGTTCGACGCGGTCTACGCGCACGTCGAGGAATTGGCGGACAGCGCCGCCTGA
- a CDS encoding RidA family protein — translation MNSASPRPVFALSNPVGLYDPAPNGYSHLAQVEAGARWILVAGQGGETADGALDPDFRAQVRQAMANLITALAAAGAGPRDVVKFTVLVVDHSHERLHVFGEELVAAFGADHRPACTLIPVPRLALDGMLFEIEASAAVAA, via the coding sequence ATGAACTCCGCATCTCCCCGGCCGGTCTTCGCCCTCAGCAATCCCGTCGGCCTGTACGACCCCGCGCCCAACGGCTATTCGCATCTGGCCCAGGTCGAAGCCGGCGCGCGCTGGATACTGGTCGCGGGGCAGGGCGGTGAAACCGCCGACGGCGCGCTCGATCCCGACTTCCGCGCGCAGGTGCGCCAGGCCATGGCCAATCTGATCACCGCCCTGGCCGCGGCCGGCGCCGGCCCGCGCGATGTGGTGAAGTTCACCGTGCTGGTGGTCGATCACAGCCACGAGCGGCTGCACGTGTTCGGGGAAGAACTGGTGGCGGCGTTCGGCGCCGATCACCGCCCCGCCTGCACTTTGATTCCGGTGCCGCGCCTGGCCCTGGACGGGATGTTGTTCGAGATCGAGGCGAGCGCCGCGGTAGCGGCCTGA
- a CDS encoding rhodanese-like domain-containing protein: MRNAVTEIPAAAPASALAHFQSQFAFETDCWDTHAAMATAEPGFVLVDTRSPELYARGHVPGAINLPHRKIIASRMAAYPASTLFVVYCAGPHCNGAARGAVRLAELGYAVKLMAGGVTGWLDEGFALASGEAEAAA, from the coding sequence ATGCGCAATGCCGTCACCGAGATTCCCGCCGCCGCGCCCGCATCGGCGCTGGCGCACTTCCAGTCGCAATTCGCCTTCGAGACCGATTGCTGGGACACCCACGCCGCGATGGCCACGGCCGAGCCCGGCTTCGTGCTGGTCGATACGCGCAGCCCCGAGCTGTACGCGCGCGGCCACGTGCCCGGCGCGATCAATCTGCCGCATCGCAAGATCATCGCCTCGCGCATGGCCGCGTACCCGGCCTCGACCTTGTTCGTCGTCTACTGCGCCGGCCCGCATTGCAACGGCGCCGCACGCGGCGCGGTGCGGCTGGCCGAGCTGGGCTATGCGGTCAAGCTGATGGCCGGCGGCGTCACCGGCTGGCTCGACGAAGGCTTCGCGCTGGCGAGCGGGGAGGCCGAGGCGGCGGCGTGA
- the ftrA gene encoding transcriptional regulator FtrA — translation MPKSAAVLRKPARAAAKTGAPINPRVAVLAYEGLCAFEFSCAAEVFGLARPELTRERLGRDWYRFETCAAQRRPLRGQYGLKIQADGGLDRLARAGTVIVPGWSGSDAPVPAAIADALREAHARGARLLSICSGVFVLAATGLLDGRRATTHWRYLETLRERYPRIRIDANALYVDEGHLLTSAGSAAGLDLCLHLVRRDWGPRIANHVARRLVIAPHREGGQAQYIERPVQRSERGALAPLLDDMRRRLAEPLTIAELARIAAMSERSFMRHFKQATGATPADWLIQARVERARELLETTPASIDRIAGETGFGSAITMRHHFRRKLGVSPRDYRQRFARERG, via the coding sequence ATGCCGAAGTCCGCCGCAGTGCTCCGCAAGCCCGCGCGCGCCGCCGCGAAGACCGGCGCGCCGATCAATCCGCGCGTGGCGGTGCTGGCCTACGAAGGCCTGTGCGCGTTCGAATTTTCCTGCGCGGCGGAAGTGTTCGGGTTGGCGCGGCCGGAACTGACCCGCGAACGCCTGGGCCGCGATTGGTACCGCTTCGAAACCTGCGCCGCCCAGCGCCGCCCCTTGCGCGGCCAGTACGGCCTGAAAATCCAGGCCGACGGCGGACTGGACCGGCTGGCCCGCGCCGGCACGGTGATCGTTCCAGGCTGGAGCGGCAGCGACGCGCCGGTGCCCGCCGCCATCGCCGACGCCCTGCGCGAAGCGCATGCGCGCGGCGCGCGGCTGCTGTCGATCTGCTCGGGCGTGTTCGTGCTGGCCGCGACCGGTCTGCTCGACGGCCGCCGCGCCACCACGCACTGGCGTTACCTCGAAACCCTGCGCGAACGCTATCCGCGCATCCGCATCGACGCCAACGCCTTGTACGTGGACGAAGGCCACCTGCTGACCTCAGCCGGCAGCGCCGCCGGACTGGACCTGTGCCTGCATCTGGTGCGGCGCGATTGGGGCCCGCGCATCGCCAATCACGTGGCGCGGCGCCTGGTGATCGCGCCGCATCGCGAAGGCGGCCAGGCGCAGTACATCGAACGGCCGGTGCAACGCAGCGAACGCGGCGCGCTGGCGCCGCTGCTGGACGACATGCGCAGGCGCCTGGCCGAGCCGCTGACGATCGCCGAACTGGCGCGGATCGCGGCGATGAGCGAGCGCAGTTTCATGCGCCACTTCAAGCAGGCCACCGGCGCCACGCCGGCCGACTGGCTGATCCAGGCGAGGGTCGAGCGCGCGCGCGAACTGCTGGAAACCACGCCCGCCTCGATCGACCGCATCGCCGGCGAGACCGGCTTCGGCAGCGCGATCACCATGCGCCACCACTTCCGCCGCAAGCTCGGCGTCAGCCCGCGCGACTATCGGCAACGCTTCGCGCGCGAACGCGGCTGA
- a CDS encoding alpha/beta fold hydrolase, with amino-acid sequence MSTFTTRAGIELYYKDWGSGPAVVFCHGWPLTADSWEAQMFFLAGNGFRCIAHDRRGHGRSAQPWDGNDMDHYADDLAELIEHLDLRDAVLFGFSTGGGEVARYIGRHGTARVAKAGLISAVPPLMLKTERNPGGLPSEVFDGLRAASLADRSQLYKDLAAGPFFGYNRPGAKPSQGAIDWFWVQGMAGGHKNTYDSIAAFSATDFTEDLKKFDVPTLIVHGDDDQVVPIDAAGRASAKLIKNSKLIVYPGAPHGLTDTHKDRLNADLLAFLQG; translated from the coding sequence ATGAGCACCTTCACCACGCGCGCCGGTATCGAGTTGTACTACAAGGATTGGGGCAGCGGTCCCGCGGTGGTGTTCTGCCACGGCTGGCCGCTGACCGCCGACAGTTGGGAAGCGCAGATGTTCTTCCTGGCCGGCAACGGTTTTCGCTGCATCGCCCACGACCGCCGCGGCCACGGCCGTTCCGCCCAGCCTTGGGACGGCAACGACATGGATCACTACGCCGACGATCTGGCCGAACTGATCGAACACCTGGACCTGCGCGATGCGGTCCTGTTCGGTTTCTCCACCGGCGGCGGCGAAGTGGCGCGCTACATCGGCCGTCACGGCACCGCGCGGGTCGCGAAAGCCGGACTGATTTCGGCGGTGCCGCCGCTGATGCTCAAGACCGAGCGCAATCCCGGCGGCTTGCCGAGCGAGGTGTTCGACGGCCTGCGCGCGGCCTCGCTCGCCGACCGTTCGCAGTTGTACAAGGACCTGGCCGCCGGCCCGTTCTTCGGCTACAACCGGCCCGGCGCCAAGCCTTCGCAAGGCGCGATCGACTGGTTCTGGGTGCAGGGCATGGCCGGCGGCCACAAGAACACCTACGACTCCATCGCCGCGTTCTCGGCCACCGATTTCACCGAAGACCTGAAGAAATTCGACGTGCCGACCTTGATCGTGCACGGCGACGACGATCAGGTCGTGCCGATCGACGCCGCCGGCCGCGCATCGGCCAAGTTGATCAAGAACAGCAAGCTCATCGTCTACCCGGGCGCGCCGCACGGATTGACCGACACCCACAAGGACCGGCTCAACGCCGATCTGCTGGCGTTCTTGCAAGGCTGA